A single region of the Oncorhynchus kisutch isolate 150728-3 linkage group LG30, Okis_V2, whole genome shotgun sequence genome encodes:
- the LOC109874722 gene encoding uncharacterized protein LOC109874722 isoform X1, which produces MKMKALVRSLLLLAVANLLVRGQTQTETRYEDIITAASNQLLPVEEQAFHPLLNQLEVETLNTEDVDQSEVSVRLSFPLQETLCSKAQGQRGQPCPLKKNGKRMMCSMEVRHPILETGNTLNTDRSDISCEYMEAEVQKIRTRRGKDSGGSGGSKMWGWRGRPGSRSRPGVGSAIAGASGVNHVGTLTA; this is translated from the exons ATGAAGATGAAGGCTCTGGTGAGATCTCTCCTCTTGCTCGCTGTGGCTAACCTGCTGGTCAGAGGTCAGACCCAGACTGAGACCAGGTATGAAGACATCATCACAGCTGCTTCAAATCAGCTGCTTCCTGTGGAAGAGCAGGCTTTCCATCCGCTTCTGAACCAGCTGGAAGTCGAGACT TTGAATACAGAGGATGTGGACCAGTCTGAGGTGTCTGTAAGGTTGAGCTTCCCCCTGCAGGAGACGCTCTGCAGTAAGGCACAGGGGCAGCGAGGCCAACCATGCCCTCTGAAGAAAAATGGG AAACGAATGATGTGCAGCATGGAGGTCAGACATCCGATTCTGGAGACTGGCAACACCCTCAACACTGACCGGTCTGACATTTCTTGTGAATACATGGAGGCAGAAGTT CAGAAGATTCGGACAAGAAGAGGCAAGGACAGCGGAGGCTCTGGGGGCTCTAAGATGTGGGGTTGGAGAGGTCGTCCTGGGAGTCGCTCTCGTCCTGGGGTTGGCTCCGCCATTGCTGGAGCTAGCGGAGTAAACCATGTTGGAACTCTCACTGCATAG
- the LOC109874722 gene encoding uncharacterized protein LOC109874722 isoform X2, producing MKMKALVRSLLLLAVANLLVRGQTQTETRYEDIITAASNQLLPVEEQAFHPLLNQLEVETLNTEDVDQSEVSVRLSFPLQETLCSKAQGQRGQPCPLKKNGKRMMCSMEVRHPILETGNTLNTDRSDISCEYMEAEVKIRTRRGKDSGGSGGSKMWGWRGRPGSRSRPGVGSAIAGASGVNHVGTLTA from the exons ATGAAGATGAAGGCTCTGGTGAGATCTCTCCTCTTGCTCGCTGTGGCTAACCTGCTGGTCAGAGGTCAGACCCAGACTGAGACCAGGTATGAAGACATCATCACAGCTGCTTCAAATCAGCTGCTTCCTGTGGAAGAGCAGGCTTTCCATCCGCTTCTGAACCAGCTGGAAGTCGAGACT TTGAATACAGAGGATGTGGACCAGTCTGAGGTGTCTGTAAGGTTGAGCTTCCCCCTGCAGGAGACGCTCTGCAGTAAGGCACAGGGGCAGCGAGGCCAACCATGCCCTCTGAAGAAAAATGGG AAACGAATGATGTGCAGCATGGAGGTCAGACATCCGATTCTGGAGACTGGCAACACCCTCAACACTGACCGGTCTGACATTTCTTGTGAATACATGGAGGCAGAAGTT AAGATTCGGACAAGAAGAGGCAAGGACAGCGGAGGCTCTGGGGGCTCTAAGATGTGGGGTTGGAGAGGTCGTCCTGGGAGTCGCTCTCGTCCTGGGGTTGGCTCCGCCATTGCTGGAGCTAGCGGAGTAAACCATGTTGGAACTCTCACTGCATAG
- the LOC116358567 gene encoding uncharacterized protein LOC116358567 isoform X1 — protein MKMKALVRSLLLLAVANLLVRGQTQTETRYEDIITAASNQLLPVEEQAFHPLLNQLEVETLNTEDVDQSEVSVRLSFPLQETLCSKAQGQRGQPCPLKKNGKRMMCSMEVRHPILETGNTLNTDRSDISCEYMEAEVQKIRTRRGKDSGGSGGSKMWGWRGRPGSRSRPGVGSGIAGASGVNHVGTLTA, from the exons ATGAAGATGAAGGCTCTGGTGAGATCTCTCCTCTTGCTCGCTGTGGCTAACCTGCTGGTCAGAGGTCAGACCCAGACTGAGACCAGGTATGAAGACATCATCACAGCTGCTTCAAATCAGCTGCTTCCTGTGGAAGAGCAGGCTTTCCATCCGCTTCTGAACCAGCTGGAAGTCGAGACT TTGAATACAGAGGATGTGGACCAGTCTGAGGTGTCTGTAAGGTTGAGCTTCCCCCTGCAGGAGACGCTCTGCAGTAAGGCACAGGGGCAGCGAGGCCAACCATGCCCTCTGAAGAAAAATGGG AAACGAATGATGTGCAGCATGGAGGTCAGACATCCGATTCTGGAGACTGGCAACACCCTCAACACTGACCGGTCTGACATTTCTTGTGAATACATGGAGGCAGAAGTT CAGAAGATTCGGACAAGAAGAGGCAAGGACAGCGGAGGCTCTGGGGGCTCTAAGATGTGGGGTTGGAGAGGTCGTCCTGGGAGTCGCTCTCGTCCTGGGGTTGGCTCCGGCATTGCTGGAGCTAGCGGAGTAAACCATGTTGGAACTCTCACTGCATAG
- the LOC116358567 gene encoding uncharacterized protein LOC116358567 isoform X2, which produces MKMKALVRSLLLLAVANLLVRGQTQTETRYEDIITAASNQLLPVEEQAFHPLLNQLEVETLNTEDVDQSEVSVRLSFPLQETLCSKAQGQRGQPCPLKKNGKRMMCSMEVRHPILETGNTLNTDRSDISCEYMEAEVKIRTRRGKDSGGSGGSKMWGWRGRPGSRSRPGVGSGIAGASGVNHVGTLTA; this is translated from the exons ATGAAGATGAAGGCTCTGGTGAGATCTCTCCTCTTGCTCGCTGTGGCTAACCTGCTGGTCAGAGGTCAGACCCAGACTGAGACCAGGTATGAAGACATCATCACAGCTGCTTCAAATCAGCTGCTTCCTGTGGAAGAGCAGGCTTTCCATCCGCTTCTGAACCAGCTGGAAGTCGAGACT TTGAATACAGAGGATGTGGACCAGTCTGAGGTGTCTGTAAGGTTGAGCTTCCCCCTGCAGGAGACGCTCTGCAGTAAGGCACAGGGGCAGCGAGGCCAACCATGCCCTCTGAAGAAAAATGGG AAACGAATGATGTGCAGCATGGAGGTCAGACATCCGATTCTGGAGACTGGCAACACCCTCAACACTGACCGGTCTGACATTTCTTGTGAATACATGGAGGCAGAAGTT AAGATTCGGACAAGAAGAGGCAAGGACAGCGGAGGCTCTGGGGGCTCTAAGATGTGGGGTTGGAGAGGTCGTCCTGGGAGTCGCTCTCGTCCTGGGGTTGGCTCCGGCATTGCTGGAGCTAGCGGAGTAAACCATGTTGGAACTCTCACTGCATAG